One Helicoverpa armigera isolate CAAS_96S chromosome 1, ASM3070526v1, whole genome shotgun sequence genomic window carries:
- the LOC110372476 gene encoding sn-1-specific diacylglycerol lipase ABHD11, whose protein sequence is MDVLNKISKVRVIPHTGLKSLVLGVTQIRNKTRPVNSAYKIHGPSPTPSSVPIFVLHDCLGSKKNWESICQKMAGNTNMTVVAVDARNHGDSPYDLSHGYYDLAEDMSILIKKFGVDKCIFVGHSMGGRTAMLYALNEPSKVASLIVVDASPVSMPNGLADFYPKTIDVLSKIEFKDIDLNKAKLAARNKILESGLFQNELDLQLILMNISQLKDAKLGFKYNLEALKNNISKIVSFPTVPDKQYFGPTLFLGGQLSYALPPDDMAGIHQLFPNAHLFYIQGAGHNVHAHNPNAFYDTVMQFLYYNALMQTA, encoded by the exons ATGGATGTCCTAAACAAAATCAGTAAAGTGAGAGTTATACCACACACTGGCTTAAAAAGCCTGGTTTTGGGTGTTACCCAAATCCGAAACAAAACAAGGCCAGTGAATTCAGCATATAAAATTCACGGTCCCAGTCCGACGCCCAGCAGTGTACCGATCTTCGTGCTTCATGACTGTCTCGGGTCCAAAAAGAATTGGGAGAGCATATGTCAGAAGATGGCCGGTAACACGAATATGACAGTCGTCGCTGTGGATGCTCGAAACCATGGCGACAGTCCCTATGACCTCTCACATGGCTACTATGACCTAGCTGAAGATATGTCCATCCTCATAAAGAAGTTCGGTGTCgacaaatgtatttttgttggcCACAGCATGGGAGGCAGGACGGCCATGCTGTATGCTTTGAATGAG CCATCTAAGGTAGCAAGTTTGATCGTAGTAGATGCCTCGCCGGTATCCATGCCAAACGGCCTAGCGGACTTCTATCCAAAGACTATCGATGTTTTGTCCAAAATCGAATTTAAAGACATCGATTTAAACAAAGCTAAACTAGCTGCTAGAAATAAAATCCTTGAATCTGGATTGTTCCAAAATGAGCTGGATCTACAACTTATACTTATGAATATAAGTCAATTGAAAGATGCAAAATTGGGATTTAAATACAATCTTGAAGCTTTGAAGAATAATATATCTAAAATCGTGTCTTTCCCAACGGTGCCTGACAAACAATATTTTGGACCTACGCTATTCCTGGGCGGCCAGCTCTCATACGCACTCCC ACCGGACGACATGGCTGGGATCCACCAGCTATTTCCGAATGCACATCTGTTCTACATCCAGGGCGCTGGACATAACGTGCATGCGCATAACCCCAACGCATTCTATGACACAGTCATGCAATTCTTGTACTACAACGCATTGATGCAAACTGCCTAG
- the LOC110372477 gene encoding sn-1-specific diacylglycerol lipase ABHD11 isoform X1 encodes MNTQLAINALRLNHCVGFKRRLRTCTDLSRAKAVDLVYKLYGPSLTPDTVPIIVLHGFLGGKRNWHTVSNRIACHTYRTVIAVDARNHGGSPHTDSHTYLDLAADVCKLIKKLHIKKSVIMGHSMGGRTAMVLALTEPSKIARQIVIDISPVSTCQSLKKFFPHVLEVMSAMDFKGKDLASAKMQAKSIILKHHLFKREESMYFVLRNIGKLPDNSFGWECNVQTLLKDFHHVADFPTEALRGRTFEGPVLFIGGSESSFIPPEDITGIRQFFPKAVLRYIEDVGHNLHVQDPTTFFNMVIQFLAEGDKR; translated from the exons ATGAATACTCAATTAGCAATAAATGCTTTAAGACTAAATCATTGTGTAGGTTTCAAAAGAAGACTTAGGACTTGTACAGATCTAAGTAGAGCGAAAGCGGTGGATCTGGTGTATAAGCTGTATGGTCCCAGTCTCACACCTGATACTGTGCCTATAATAGTGCTCCATGGCTTCCTGGGCGGCAAGAGAAATTGGCACACCGTCAGTAATAGAATAGCATGTCACACATATAGAACTGTGATAGCAGTGGACGCTCGTAACCATGGCGGGAGCCCCCACACTGATTCCCATACCTACCTCGATCTGGCAGCTGATGTCTGCAAgctaattaaaaagttacatattaaaaaaagtgTCATTATGGGCCACAGCATGGGAGGCAGAACTGCAATGGTCTTGGCCTTGACAGAG cCATCCAAAATAGCAAGGCAGATCGTAATAGATATATCACCGGTCTCGACCTGCCAAAGCCTAAAAAAATTCTTTCCGCATGTCTTAGAAGTAATGTCGGCCATGGACTTTAAAGGGAAAGATTTGGCTAGTGCAAAAATGCAAGCTAAATCTATAATACTGAAACACCATTTATTCAAACGCGAAGAAAGCATGTATTTCGTGTTAAGGAATATTGGAAAGTTGCCTGATAATAGTTTCGGATGGGAGTGCAATGTTCAGACCTTATTGAAGGATTTTCATCACGTCGCCGATTTTCCTACAGAGGCTTTGAGAGGAAGAACTTTCGAGGGTCCTGTGTTATTCATCGGCGGTTCTGAATCAAGCTTTATTCC accTGAAGACATAACCGGGATCAGACAGTTTTTTCCCAAAGCTGTTCTGCGGTACATAGAAGACGTCGGCCACAATCTGCATGTTCAGGATCCAACTACCTTTTTCAATATGGTTATACAATTTTTAGCCGAGGGTGACAAAAGATAA
- the LOC110372477 gene encoding sn-1-specific diacylglycerol lipase ABHD11 isoform X2 — translation MNTRIGTNALKLNQCVGFKAIIRTILNKSKAVDLVFKVYGPSLTPDTVPIIVLHGFLGSMRNWQSMCNRITSHTNRSVIAVDARNHGDSPHADSHNYLDLAADVSKLITKLAIKKSIIIGHSMGGRTAMVLSLSEPSKIASQVIADISPVTTTTGLKDFFPKVLEVMASVDFKGKDLVNAQKEAKNVILKNDLFEHPESVYFILMNIGRLPNNTYGWKCNVPTLKKDFHHIADFPKDVLSGRTFEGPVLFIGGSESSFIPPGDITGIKQLFPKAVLRYIPNVGHNVHAEDPNAFFNMVVQFLADVEKR, via the exons ATGAATACTCGAATAGGAACAAATGCCTTAAAACTAAATCAATGTGTAGGTTTCAAAGCAATAATAAGGACGATTCTAAACAAATCGAAAGCGGTGGATCTGGTGTTTAAAGTCTATGGTCCCAGCCTAACACCTGATACTGTGCCTATAATAGTGCTCCATGGTTTCCTGGGCAGCATGAGAAATTGGCAGAGCATGTGTAATAGAATAACCTCGCACACAAACAGATCTGTGATAGCAGTGGACGCTCGTAACCATGGCGACAGCCCGCACGCTGATTCCCATAACTACCTCGACCTAGCAGCTGATGTCTCTAAGCTAATAACAAAGTTAGCTATCAAAAAAAGCATCATTATCGGCCACAGCATGGGAGGCAGAACTGCAATGGTTTTGTCCTTGTCAGAG cCATCCAAAATAGCAAGTCAGGTCATAGCTGATATATCACCGGTCACGACCACAACTGGTTTAAAAGATTTCTTTCCGAAGGTTTTAGAAGTAATGGCTTCTGTCGACTTTAAAGGGAAAGATTTGGTTAATGCACAAAAGGAAGctaaaaatgttatattgaaAAACGATTTATTCGAACATCCAGAAAGCGTCTACTTCATCTTAATGAATATTGGGAGGTTACCTAATAATACTTACGGATGGAAGTGCAATGTTCCAACATTAAAGAAGGATTTCCATCACATCGCCGATTTTCCTAAAGACGTTTTGAGTGGAAGAACTTTTGAGGGTCCTGTGCTATTCATCGGTGGTTCTGAATCGAGCTTTATTCC ACCTGGAGACATAACCGGGATCAAACAGTTGTTTCCCAAAGCTGTTCTTCGCTACattccaaatgtcggccacaacgtGCATGCTGAAGACCCAAATGCCTTTTTTAATATGGTTGTACAATTTTTAGCGGACGTTGAAAAGAGATAA